In Scyliorhinus canicula chromosome 3, sScyCan1.1, whole genome shotgun sequence, the DNA window gcgctgtcagagggtcagtactgagggagtgccacactgtcagagggtcagtactgagggagtgctgcactgtcagagggtcagtactgagggagtgccgcactgtcagagggtcagtactgagggagtgctgcactgtcagagggtcagtactgtgggagtgctgcactgtcagagggtcagtactgagggagtgccgcactgtcagagggtcagtactgagggagtgctgcactgtcagagggtcagtactgagggagtgccgcactgtcagagggtcagtactgagggagagctgcactgtcagagggtcagtactgagggagtgctgcactgtcagagggtcagtactgagggagtgccgcactgtcagagggtcagtactgagggagtgccgcactgtcagagggtcagtactgagggagtgccgcactgtcagagggtcagtactgagggagtgctgcactgtcagagggtcagtactgacggagtgctgcactgtcagagggtcagtactgagggagtgccgcactgtcagagggtcagtgctgagggagtgccgcactgtcagagggtcagtactgagggaatgtacTCTTGGGGGAGTAATACTAAGGAAGCCCTGCACCGTTTGAGCTGCCGTCTCTTGGGTGAATCGGTAAACTGAGGGCCCATCAAAACTCTCAGTTTCATTTAAATTATCCCACTACACCGTTTGAAGAGGAGCAGCATTATTCTTCTttgtggccaatatttattaATCAGAGAAGCAGATTAGCAGGTCATTATCACAAAGCTGTGCCTGGGATCTTGGTGTGCTGTATttgctgcattacaacagtgactaccatGGTCTGTACGGCAAAACTGGATGCCCCGAGTTTGTTAAACGTGCGCCTGAGAAGAAAGTGTTTTCATTTGTACCAAACTTTGCCAGGTGACTTGCTCGTTCCAGTTTTAACAGTGTAATTTCCACCTGAAtacacaatgtggagatgccggcgttggactggggtgcgcacagtaagaagtcttacagcaccaggctaaagtccaacaggtttagaacatacagtgcagaaggaggccattcagccaatcgagtctgcaccgacccacttaagccctcacttcccccctatccccgtaacctaataacccctcctatcctttttggccactaagggcaatttatcatggccaatccacctaacctgcacgtctttggactgtgggaggaaaccggagcacccggaggaaacccacgcacacacggggaggacgtgcagactccgcacagacagtgaccctgccgggaattgaacctgagaccctggcgctgtgaagccacagagctatccacttgtgttgccatgctgcccccaaagatgtacaaggtaggtggattgactacacTTAATTGCCCTGAAGTGGAAAAAAAATTAGGTAGTCTAAATCTAATAAAAAACGAAGCAAAACACTGACTTGGCGAAATGTCGTCATTTTCTTTTCCAGTCTTGAAAGTCTTGCCAAAGAAACAGTTTAGCCAAAGAAAATCTTGTAAAACAAGAGTTAACTGAGACAATAAAATCTTTTTAATTTGACAGCATTTTCCCTCAGATCTGCTGCTGTGAttgcgcctaaatgacgtcacccgcgcatgcacggttgccgtcctccccgcgggcgccccgcaaggaTGGAGCATcaatcttgcggggcagcggagggaaaagagtgcgtcttttagagacgccggcccgacgatcggtgggcaccgatcgcgggccagacctctcctgagcacccccctggtgctcgatcctccctccaccccccaccccccccaccacaggccccacacgcagcgttcgcacgctgttcatgtcggcagcgatcaggtgtggttggcgccggcgtgaaccggtcggattgggcaggccgctcggcccatccgggccggagaattgctgctcgacggttagaaacggcgagcggcgattctccgtgcgacCTTTCGTAAAactgcgacacgccgttttggggggtgggagaatcgcgtgggggtgccagggcggcgtggcgggaatcgcccggcactcccgcgattctcccacccggcgtgggggtcggagaatcgcgcccatatacTTTACAAGTCCATGTATGTGGAAAATTAAAATCCACCAGGTTGGCATTATGGAATGTCCATCAGGTTGGCATTATGGAATGTCCACCAGGTTGGCATTATGGAATGCCCACCAGGTTGGCATTATGggactttgacaaagaatcatccagactggaaacggtagctcccttctctctccacagacactgtcagacctgctgagattgtccagcattttctggttttgtttccgattccagcatccgcagtaatcctGCTTTTATCCTTTGTTACCTTTTGCCTGTCCGGCGATCTCCACACTCtccgtaattttaaaaaaaaaccaagcgCTGGTGCAGTCTCAGATTCGTAGAGTTGTCCAGgacgggaggccattcggcccattttgcCGGTGCTGGTTCTTCTTGAAAGAATGATCCATTTTCTGCTTCTCCCCCATAGCCCTGCttcaacccagcgacagtgaaggaacggccgatatatttccaagtcagggtggtacgtgacttggaggggaacctccaggtggtggggttcctgtGCAATTGAATCTGTTTCCTTCAGCCACTGTGTTCTCCATCACCATAATACACTGAGTAAAATAAATCATCTACCCCCTGCTTTTATTGCCAATCACTTCAAATCCATATCCCTCGGGTTGCTGACCCTCCTGCAGTGGAAACACTTTCTCCTAACTCACTCTGCCAAAATCCCTCAGAATGCTCAACGCctccattaaatctcctcttaaccttctctggtctaaggaaaacaatcccagattctccagtcctccacataACTGATTCCCTACAGcactaaggaggccattcggcccattgagtgtgcatcaaccctctgtgagagcaccctgcccaggcccattcccctgcacccccccccccccccctcccatccccataaccccaccttacctgcacatctctggccacgaaggggcagttttagcatggccaatccaccttacctgcccatctttggactggtacACTGTAGTAAATCGCCACCATACCTTCCCAAAGAGTAtgctcagaattggacacaatagtcGCGCTGGAGTCTGACCAGTCATGGCCTTGACACAACCCCCGTTGCTTTGTGCTCCAGGCTCCTGTTCCTGGAGCTCAAGAACCCCACCTGCTTGATTGAACAACGTCATCATATTACCTTAGCAAAGATTAGTGGGTGTCAATGGTAGCACCCATCACCAATCCTCTCGGATGAGATGTTTAATCAGTAATTTGACAAGCAATCTTCACTTTCTGACAACAATCTAAGCATTAATACCTGCAACATCTCAAAACTGATTAGCATCTCAATTAAATTGCAAAGGCTTTGCTGTGAATGACTCGAGAAACAACAGGGGTTTTCAGTGAAGACTTTATGAAACATATATAAAATAGAACAGTTTTTCTAATTGATGGCTTCCTTCCCGAGCAGCCCAGAGCATAATTTTATTTGTTATCAAAATGTTGAAAAGGAAGAAAAGTGAAGATTGTGATTCAATGTAGGCACTTCGATAAAGTAACGTGGCTTCTACTGGGTGCCAATGAATTACATCGTACAGAAACAGGAGACTGGTGCCGTGCAGCATAATTACAGGTCACAATTAAAGCTGTCTTGTGCATGTGGTGACTTGCTCAAAGAAAACCTGAAAAGTCTATAATCATCTTGTTTCGAGCTTTCAAGTAAGGACTTCAGGTTTCGTCAACGCCAGCTCAGGATGCACTTCACAAAACCCACTCCAGCATTGGGGGGCTTGTGTTAAAGGAGGAAAATggactgcatctctctctctctctctcgcgcgctctgtctctttctctctcagcgGCTTGTTCCTATCTGtcctttgcagtcagtttttcAATCAGTTCTTGAAGTGGAGCCAGTTCCTTCCGATCTATGAGGTTAAACTCCTGAAAAAGGAAAGAGATGTATTGTACATTTATCAATCTTTCACCTGTCTTAATGACAATTTATTGAGGTAATGCAGGAACAAACAGCTCACGTCACAGTGATGACTCTGTGAGCGATGGCTGCTTCTAGAATTGGTGTTGAagattttaaaaagcaatttaaaataaagaaatttcttttctgtctcttcccccccccccccccccccccccccccccccccgctcctaaTCTATCTTTCCCTCCATTTTTCTCTCTGGAACTGTTAGTGCAAAGCTGATCTACACTCTAATCCTCGGTCCTGACGTACGAGCATATGGATTAGGAGCAGGtgtgggccactcggcccctctagtctgctccgcaattcagtacgatcatggctgatctaattgtgacCTCAATTCCATATTCCTGCCTATccctcgataacctttcacccccttatagtgcagaaggaggccatttggcccattgggtctgcactgaccccttgaaagagcacactacccaggtccactcaaaATCTCATAGCGGGTTGCACATAAATCTGTTAAACAATGACCCCGAGTTCTAGATCCTCCCATGAGAGGtaacggctgggattctccgaaatcccggccaagtgttgacgccggcatcaaaaccggtgcgagcgacaccggcgtcaatgggcctccaggcccagtcattctccccttcctcgggggggctagtacggtgccggagtgctgtgctcctgctccgGTGCCGAAAGCCAGGCCTACACGGCCGGCAcggggttcgcgcatgcgcgtgggtggccatctccgtgccggcccccgggcaacatggtggagccctacaggggcccggcgcggaggaacatatgcCCCCCCCCGGAatcagcccacccgccgattggtaggccccgatcgcaagcctggccactgtggaggacCCCCCGAAGTCGGAACCCCcctggcccaccccccccccccccaaccaggacggcccccgctgccagaatgccgaggtcccgccgggtaggaccacatgtaaGCCACGGCGGCGGACTCGGTGGAACTCGGCCCGTTGAgcgcggagaatcaccacagCGGGGGGGGTTTCAACGACCCCCGACTGACACGGCGGCGATCCTGCGAGTGCGATTGCCGCCGACTCTCCAGTCGGCAGAGAATCGTCGGCcctgcgtcggagcggcgtggcgtgattcctgcgctCCCCAaccattctccgacccggcgcgggatcggagaatcccggccaacatcTTCCCTACATTTTTTACATTGGAAAACTCACAACCATTTATTCTGATTGGTTTTCAGATCCCAGATTCCCGATTTTCCTCACTGTGACAGTATCAGCTGCTACTCTCAACAATACACCATGAAAAAATAAGAACTTATTATTTCAGCATATTTCACATTgataataatggcttattgtcacaagtaggcttcaatgaagttactgtgaaaagcccctagttgccacattctggcacctgttcggggaggctggtatgggaattgaacccgcgctgctggccttgttctgcattacaacacggtagcattgtggatagcacaatcgcttcacaactccagggtcccaggttcgattccggcttgggtcactgtctgtgcggagtctgcacgtcctccctgtgtctgcgtgggtttcctccgggtgctccggtttcctcccacagtccaaagatgtgcaggttaggtggattggccgtgataaattgcccttagtgtccaaaattgccattagtgttgggtggggttactgggttatggggatagggtggagttgttgaccttgggtagggtgctctttccaagagccagtgcagactcgatgggctgaatggcctccttctgcactgcaaattctatgaaatctaattctatgacagctatttagcccactgtgctaaaccagcccctgaagtgcAAGGAAGCAAGTGTAGCTAATGGCAGACACCATTAAAATCACCCCCACGGCAAATTATCGACCATTAATGTAATGACATTGTTGAAATGTGTTAGATAATTGGATGCCGGTGGGGTAGGTAAGGTCCTGCTTTAGAATAACTGGGTAACGCTGCATCCCTGATCGCTTAGCGACAAGAGAGACGGTTCCTGTCTCAGGCGCTGGGTTCGAATCCGCGAATCTATTGCAGGAATTTCACAATCCGATGTACCTGAATAAAATAGATGAAGTGTTTGAAGGAAGTATTCAGATGAGCCTCTTCCTGGAGCTGGATCACAGAATCAAAATGTTGATGGTAAACGTGGGCGTACACTCGGAACAGGCGTTTCAGGATGGTCTTAGCCACCGACATGAAATTCCTGGGAAAAGGAACAcctatcgagagagagagagagcgggaaggaGCGGGAGAGAGGAGGTTTGTGAAAAAAGTAAGACTTTGttttagtgcctttcacaacttcatGATTTCCCAAAGtacttgcagccaatgaagtaattttgaagtgttgAGACTGTCCTAAAAGGGGGGATTTTCCgtgccccccactcccctgctccacCCCGCCAGGGAGTGTTTCTCAGCACAGGAGACAGTCCCGCCATTGGCCAGGGTCATGATCATCTGGCCCCGCCAttgccaatgagatttcccattgaatccaccccacactgcccGGAAACCCATGGGCCGGGAGTGGTGTACGCCAGCGTCAATGGGccacctggcccagcaattcgGTGGTCTTCAGGGGGCCAACACGATGCCGGAGTGTTGCGGCTGCTTCGCCGCTGAAACGCAGCCCTgcacggctggcgcgggtccgcgcatgcgcacgagagtcgtctccgcaccggcgccACGcagcatggcggagacctacagcagGCCCATGTTGAAGGAtgtaggccccctccagctcgTGGGCTCCCACCAATCGGAAGCCCACGATTGTGGGCCTCGaccctgtggaggccccccccccccccccccacgagtcaGGTCCCGTCGCCCCCCCTCCAGGACTTCCACCGCGGCCGCggctccgagctcccgccggttggtaccaggttggaaccacgccggcgggactcggcggaactcagcgtgagttcggccggtcgaccgtggaAAATTGTTGCGGGAGCGCGGCGATTGCGcgggcgctccccccccccccccagtagaaAATGCAGAGGCCAACGTAAACGCTGTAAGCTCCCACAACCAGCAAGTTCCCACTTGCTTCACACTGGGCTAAGGCTGACAGTCATCAACCCAAAGAGTGTCCCTGTGAAACATGTGACCATCTTTAGTGCAGAACACACACACATCGCTGAGCCAGTACAGACTCTGAAGGGCTGCGAATTGGGAAAGAAGGAAGAAAAATAGGATCAAAAGGTTGGCTAGCTTCCTCAAAGAGACAGCACAGGCATGGcgacgcagtgggtagcactgctgcctcacgccgctgacaATCCAGCTTCAAACCCGACCCcggatcactgcccgtgtggagtttgcacattctccccgtgtctgcgtgggtctgacccccacaacccaaaggtgtgcagagtaggtggattggccacgctaaattgcccctcaattggaattttatttttttaagtttaaaaacaagctaaatggtctccttctgtgctctcTGACTGGAACCAACAGCACTGGGAGAGGCAGCTTGCCAATTCACCTTGCCCGCTGCTTGACGGATCGCACCTTTGGCAAAATCACGGGTGGCTCCATTTCCTTATGAAACTGAAAAATAACTAAAGCTATGTGAAGCATTCTGACAAGCCCGAACAAGGTGATAGGATTCTCTACACGTTTCCTTATTTACCTGCAGGAGATACATAATGGGCACGGGAGCAAAATGAGACAATGGCCGAAATATTCCAGCTTTTCCCGCctgcgggattttccagtcccaccgatggtgtccccccccaccccctccccaaccgccATCCCCAGCCCACTGCAGATTCTCCAGCGCAGATGGTGCAAACAacaggggaaaccccattgacagcggcgcgTTGGGAACATCCCGCTGTCGGCCAAAGGTGGGGGCGGGTGGAAGGTCCCGCCAAATATGATTGGAGTTAGGAAGGAATCAGTGAACAGGCACACACACTGGAACGTTGGATCATTAAAAGGGACTTAGGTCAACGCAAcatgaaacagaaaatgccaacCAGCCATTTGACGGAACAGAACATGGATATTACTGAAGAGAGGTATTACATGAGGCCTGTTCGTCTCTCACTTTTCAGGACAAAcacaggaatgccaaatttcaaacagtaCCAACAATTTCAactgcaggagaaaagggtgctgattggttcgaaggagaaaatgctggaaaatctcagcaggtctggcagcatctgtagggagaggaaaagagctaacgtttcgagtccgatgactctttgtcaaagctgattgCTGATGGTTGGCAGGTCaattctgattggttgaggcgtTTGTCCTGTTGAACGCAAGACAAAAATATTTGTCAACGTGCCTCTCGCTTCAATAGTAAAATGGCAAATACATCGTGACCTTTCGTGAAGtatgggggcaggattctccggctgtgtctgcccagtgaccggagaatcctgcccgggaGCAATGGACTTTCCCATTGTCCGTGTCCCGCCCTTGTCAATCTTGCGGAGGGCGGGGCGgaaggtgtgggggtgaaactcacgcagacacggggagaatgtacaaactccacacggacagtgacccagagccgggatcgaacctgggacctcggcgccttgaggcagcagggctaacccactgcaccaccgcgctgccctcaCACAACATTTTATTGACCGTTGCCCACGCGCAGGGTTACCCCATTCCGCTGATTTTTATCCGTGTGTTTTTGTTCTGACCGGTTTGACTGAAATGATTTGCACgtaaagggagagagagtgaagtgaggtgtcagctgattgctcacaacactgactgcaagagccgtgcgctccctctgtgtccaaaacatagatatttattttgtgtttaccatttgaagttgatgagagCTCTATTAACATATAAATAATTAAGCATTATCTATAACTTGGTATGAAATATTTGGcatattttaaatgtatttaatctcatGCACGGGGTCACGGTTCGTGAACGagccctgatttcaatcttgcgcccACTGAGAGAAGGAGTCACTCAtacggcccactcactagcccaggttgTCCATCCCTATCTTAAAGTGTTACCTATCTTGGATGGGAAGAGAGTTTCATCATCTAGCTGGTCCTGTACCCAGGTCATCAGGTAATCAATGTATTTAGGAGCTGAACATTTAATTGGTTTCTTAATGTTTGTTCCATCAGCCCAGTGATATTCATATCTGGAAAATTATAAAGAAAAAAAGACAGGCAGGGCCATTAATAAACAAGATAATTAATGGATTTAACTCCATAGCAACACATCATTCAGCCCAAATGGTCAATGTTGGTGTTTATACTACACAACTGCCTCTTCCTATCCTATAATATCTACAAGACAACAGAACAATTCCTCACTTTATAAAACTCATTGGGGgagggcacggtggcgcagtggttagcactgctgcctacggcgccgaggacccgggttcaatcccggctctgggtcactgtccgtgtggagtttgcacattctccccatgtttacgtgggtttcacccccacaacccaaagatgtgctggttaggtggattggccacgctaaattgccccttaattggaaaaaaaaattattgggtacactaaatctaTTAATAAAAACTTTATAAAACTCATTAGGTGTATGTGAATGATTGAGAATTTAATTAACTCAACCtgccaacatttttttaaaatttagagtacccaattatttttttttccaattaaggggcaatttagggtggccaatccacctaacctgcacatctttgggttgtgggggtgagacccacacagacacggggaaaatgtgcaaactccacacggacagtgacccagggccgggatttgaacccgggtcctcagcgccgcagtcccagtgctaaccactgcgccacatgccgccccttcaACCTGACAACTTGGACTATGGACTTTGATGCAAAATGCAGAATGCAGTCAACCTTTCGTTTCTGTTCTGTCAGTGAAGGAGACCTGATTCGTTTATTTGTTAGCTCTGCATCTATATATCTATAGGGATCGAGCTGGGGagagggactgactggattgctccatggGGGGCCAGCATGAGATCGAtcgggcgaatggcctccttctgtaccataaATGACTCAATTTGCTTCAAATCATCTGTAAATGTGGCTCAATAATGAGGAATCTGCTACAAATGTGGCTACAGATCCTGGTACGTGCTGTGTCTCAGCATTTCTGTGATCTCGTGTTGCACGCTACGTGACTGTCTCCGTTGGAGTGCGGACATCTGAAGCTGGGGATGTTCTGAGATGGGGTGTATCCGCCGGGGAGCTACGAGGGGTAGGAGGGGAACACCAGCGTGTCGGGGGAGTTAGACTAATTGGACAGTTCTTTCAGACAGACGCCATAGGAGCGATGGGTGGTAAAGCTCCGACTGCACTGTTGCCTTCTTTGATTCTGTGATCAGAATATCACTTTCCAAACTTCCAGTCCCAAAATATCCAAACTGGACAAAGTAGCATATTGAGAAAAGCAATAAGAAGCAGAAGATTCCGGAGTTCCACTGCTCACAGTGAGGGGCCCTCAGGCTTCTGTGATACTAAAAACATAAAATAGCGCGATTCCAAATGTAACAGCACAGAAATGTCTGATCGCAGCATCCTGTCTTAAAGCCTCTTTTACCATTTAGGGTCCGATCTGTTTCAAACAGATACTACACCCTGGTTTCAGTTTAGACAAACAAGGGGCAAAAGCAGAAGCAAAATATAATATTGTCACAAGACGGTTTCAGAAT includes these proteins:
- the LOC119963543 gene encoding MOB kinase activator 1B-like isoform X1, with amino-acid sequence MSFLFGTRSSKTFKPRKNIPEGSHQEELLKHAEATLGSGNLRMAVMLPDGEDLNEWIAVNTVDFFNQINLLYGTIMDCCTEESCSVMSAGPKYEYHWADGTNIKKPIKCSAPKYIDYLMTWVQDQLDDETLFPSKIGVPFPRNFMSVAKTILKRLFRVYAHVYHQHFDSVIQLQEEAHLNTSFKHFIYFIQEFNLIDRKELAPLQELIEKLTAKDR